The Collimonas fungivorans Ter331 genome has a segment encoding these proteins:
- the dnaA gene encoding chromosomal replication initiator protein DnaA yields the protein MENFWQSCSTQLEQELTPQQFSAWIKPLAPLDYEDGRLRIAAPNRFKLDWVKTQFASRITTLAHQYWEAPIEVVFVLDPRKSAPAPASSSMPVAINNSNEQAGAQSSAAGGGSYGNSNFDRLPEVQTENSTASARRDQSRINTALSFDSFVTGKANQLARAAAIQVANNPGVSYNPLFLYGGVGLGKTHLIHAIGNQLLADNPNSKIRYIHAEQYVRDVVTAYQRKGFDDFKRYYHSLDLLLIDDIQFFGGKSRTQEEFFYAFEALIAAKKQIIITSDTYPKEITGMDDRLISRFDSGLTVAIEPPELEMRVAILLKKAASEGVTFSDDVAFFVAKHLRSNVRELEGALRKILAYSRFHGKDISIDVVKDALKDLLSVQNRQISVENIQKTVADFFNIKVADMYSKKRPANIARPRQIAMYLAKELTQKSLPEIGELFGGRDHTTVLHAVRKIAGDRTKNPECNHELHVLEQTLKG from the coding sequence ATGGAAAATTTCTGGCAGAGCTGCTCTACCCAGTTGGAGCAGGAATTGACGCCTCAACAATTTAGCGCGTGGATAAAACCGCTGGCGCCACTCGATTACGAGGACGGACGATTGCGCATCGCTGCGCCGAATCGCTTTAAGCTGGATTGGGTAAAAACGCAGTTCGCCAGCCGCATCACGACCCTGGCGCACCAATATTGGGAGGCGCCGATCGAAGTGGTGTTCGTGCTCGATCCGCGCAAGTCGGCGCCGGCCCCTGCCAGCTCCAGCATGCCGGTTGCTATTAATAATAGTAACGAGCAGGCCGGCGCGCAGTCGTCGGCAGCCGGCGGCGGCAGTTATGGCAACAGCAACTTCGACCGCCTGCCGGAAGTGCAGACCGAGAACAGCACAGCCAGCGCCCGGCGCGACCAGTCGCGCATCAATACCGCCCTCAGTTTCGACAGTTTTGTTACCGGTAAAGCCAACCAGCTGGCGCGCGCGGCAGCGATCCAGGTCGCCAATAATCCCGGCGTTTCCTACAACCCGCTGTTCCTGTACGGTGGCGTCGGCCTCGGCAAGACCCACCTGATCCACGCCATCGGCAACCAGCTGCTGGCCGACAATCCTAACTCGAAGATCCGCTACATCCACGCAGAACAGTACGTTCGCGACGTAGTGACTGCTTACCAACGCAAGGGTTTCGACGACTTCAAGCGCTACTACCATTCGCTGGATTTGCTGCTGATCGACGATATCCAGTTCTTCGGCGGCAAGAGCCGTACCCAGGAAGAATTCTTCTACGCCTTCGAAGCGCTGATTGCTGCAAAGAAACAAATCATCATCACCAGTGACACCTACCCGAAAGAAATCACCGGCATGGATGACCGCCTGATTTCGCGTTTCGACTCCGGCCTGACGGTCGCCATCGAGCCGCCGGAACTGGAAATGCGGGTAGCGATCCTGCTCAAAAAAGCGGCATCGGAAGGCGTCACCTTCTCCGACGACGTCGCGTTTTTTGTTGCCAAACACTTACGTTCCAACGTCCGCGAGCTGGAAGGCGCACTGCGCAAGATTCTTGCTTACTCTCGTTTCCATGGCAAAGACATCAGCATCGATGTGGTCAAAGATGCATTGAAGGACCTGCTGTCGGTACAGAACCGCCAGATCTCCGTCGAGAACATCCAGAAGACCGTGGCTGACTTTTTCAACATCAAAGTTGCCGATATGTACTCGAAAAAGCGGCCGGCCAATATCGCCCGTCCGCGCCAGATTGCGATGTACCTTGCCAAGGAACTGACCCAGAAAAGCCTGCCGGAAATCGGCGAACTGTTCGGCGGCCGCGATCACACCACGGTATTGCACGCAGTCCGCAAGATCGCCGGCGACCGCACCAAGAATCCGGAATGCAACCACGAATTGCACGTGCTGGAGCAGACCCTGAAGGGCTGA
- the dnaN gene encoding DNA polymerase III subunit beta, with protein MQLVKTNRDTLLRPLQIVSGIVERRHTLPILANILIRKEGEKVSFLSTDIEVQITTNAKVGSGSEVAATTVAARKLLDILRALPDTGEVSLTLSNKRMTVQSGKSRFALQTLAAEEFPTVAQADHYNATVTLPQKTLKHLFNMVHFSMAQQDIRYYLNGLLLVLDGKNVIAVATDGHRLAFCQVATEQEFARQEVIIPRKTIIELQRLLEETDEPVQLEIANNQVKLSFADIELISKLVEGKFPDYTRVVPKGYKNDFTISRDQLLRSLQRAAIMTSDKFKGVRWVVTPGSLKISSTNADQEEAIEELEIDYGGDSVDIGFNVTYLLDVLNNLKGDNVNIALGDANSSALITVPENADFKYVVMPMRI; from the coding sequence ATGCAATTGGTCAAAACCAACCGAGATACCCTTCTCCGGCCACTGCAGATCGTGAGCGGTATTGTCGAGCGTCGGCACACATTGCCGATTCTGGCCAATATCCTCATTCGCAAAGAAGGCGAAAAGGTCTCTTTCCTGTCGACCGACATCGAAGTGCAAATCACCACCAACGCCAAGGTCGGCAGTGGCAGCGAAGTAGCGGCCACCACCGTCGCCGCGCGCAAGCTGCTCGATATCCTGCGCGCCCTGCCAGACACCGGCGAAGTCTCGCTGACCCTGAGCAACAAGCGCATGACCGTGCAGTCCGGCAAATCGCGTTTCGCACTGCAAACCCTGGCCGCCGAAGAATTCCCGACAGTCGCCCAGGCAGACCATTACAACGCCACCGTCACCCTGCCGCAAAAGACGCTCAAGCATCTGTTCAACATGGTGCACTTCTCGATGGCGCAACAGGATATCCGTTACTACCTGAACGGCCTGCTGCTGGTCCTCGACGGCAAGAACGTCATCGCGGTTGCGACAGACGGCCACCGCCTGGCGTTTTGCCAGGTCGCCACCGAACAAGAGTTCGCGCGCCAGGAAGTCATCATCCCGCGCAAGACCATCATCGAACTGCAGCGCCTGCTGGAAGAAACCGACGAACCGGTCCAGCTCGAAATCGCCAACAACCAGGTCAAGCTGTCGTTCGCCGATATCGAACTGATCTCCAAGCTGGTCGAAGGCAAGTTCCCCGACTACACCCGCGTGGTGCCGAAGGGCTACAAGAACGATTTCACCATCAGCCGCGACCAGCTGCTGCGCTCCTTGCAACGCGCCGCCATCATGACCAGCGACAAGTTCAAGGGCGTGCGCTGGGTAGTCACCCCAGGCAGCCTGAAAATCAGCTCCACCAACGCTGACCAGGAAGAGGCGATTGAAGAACTCGAAATCGATTACGGCGGCGATAGCGTCGACATCGGCTTCAACGTCACCTACCTGCTCGACGTCCTCAACAACCTCAAGGGCGACAACGTCAACATCGCCCTCGGCGACGCCAATTCTTCAGCACTGATCACCGTGCCGGAAAACGCCGATTTCAAGTACGTAGTAATGCCAATGCGAATCTAG
- the gyrB gene encoding DNA topoisomerase (ATP-hydrolyzing) subunit B, which yields MSSAPDNTNQPQPNAYGASSIQILEGLEAVRKRPGMYIGDTSDGTGLHHLVFEVLDNSIDESLAGHCTEIHVTIHADNSISITDNGRGVPTGIKFDDKHDPKRSAAEIVMTELHAGGKFDQNSYKVSGGLHGVGVSCVNGLSKLLKLTIRRDGKVHYMEFVRGVPQNRETETIDGMLVSPIKVIGDTDKRGTEVHFWADEEIFTHVEFHYEILAKRIRELSFLNNGVHIKLTDQRTGKEENFAFEGGTRGFVEYINKAKTVLHPTIFQATGEKDGVSVDVSMQWNDAYNEQVLCFTNNIPQRDGGTHLTGLRAAMTRILNKYIEEHDFAKKAKVETSGDDMREGLTCVLSVKVPEPKFSSQTKDKLVSSEVRLPVEEIVAKTLNDYLQERPNDAKIICGKIVEAARARDAARKARELTRRKGVMDGLGLSSKLADCQEKDPALCELYIVEGDSAGGSAKQGRDRKFQAILPLRGKVLNVEKARFEKMLSSEQITTLIATLGTSIGADEFNADKLRYHRIIIMTDADVDGAHIRTLLLTLFYRQMPQLVERGHIYIAQPPLYKVKHGKDERYLKDDAEEVSYMMQVALNDAALVPSEGALPISGPALAELVRQYNMANSIITRLTRAVDGAALTSIMTGVTLKLDTLADAEASAQALQASINEPSVQVVVKSDELSDKHALRIQRRYHGNIKVSAIDSDFVASPDYTVLVNAAETFKGLIGPGALIRRGAGEKVKESAIIDFHQAMAWLRDEAERGVSKQRYKGLGEMNPSQLWETTMDPTVRRLLKVQIEDAIAADQIFMTLMGDDVEPRRAFIELNALQAGNIDV from the coding sequence ATGTCATCAGCCCCAGACAACACCAATCAGCCGCAACCCAATGCATACGGAGCGTCCTCGATCCAAATTCTCGAAGGCCTGGAAGCGGTACGCAAACGCCCCGGGATGTACATCGGCGACACCTCTGACGGCACCGGCCTGCACCACCTGGTGTTCGAAGTGCTGGACAACTCCATCGACGAATCGCTGGCCGGCCACTGCACCGAAATCCACGTCACCATCCACGCCGACAACTCGATCTCGATCACCGACAACGGCCGCGGTGTGCCGACCGGCATCAAGTTCGACGACAAGCACGATCCAAAGCGCAGCGCAGCCGAAATCGTCATGACCGAGCTGCACGCCGGCGGCAAGTTCGACCAGAACTCGTACAAGGTATCCGGCGGCCTGCACGGTGTGGGCGTGTCTTGCGTTAACGGCCTGTCCAAGCTGCTCAAGCTGACCATCCGCCGCGACGGCAAAGTGCATTACATGGAATTCGTGCGCGGCGTCCCGCAAAACCGCGAAACCGAAACCATCGACGGCATGCTGGTATCGCCGATCAAGGTCATCGGCGACACCGACAAGCGCGGCACCGAAGTCCACTTCTGGGCCGACGAAGAAATCTTCACCCACGTCGAATTCCACTACGAAATCCTGGCCAAGCGCATCCGCGAACTGTCCTTCCTCAACAACGGCGTGCACATCAAGCTGACCGACCAGCGCACCGGCAAAGAAGAAAACTTCGCCTTCGAAGGCGGCACCCGCGGTTTCGTTGAATACATCAACAAAGCCAAGACCGTCCTGCACCCGACGATTTTCCAGGCCACCGGCGAAAAAGACGGCGTCAGCGTCGACGTCTCCATGCAATGGAACGACGCCTACAACGAACAAGTACTCTGCTTCACCAACAACATCCCGCAACGCGACGGCGGCACCCACCTCACCGGCCTGCGCGCGGCGATGACCCGCATCTTGAACAAGTACATCGAAGAACATGACTTCGCCAAGAAAGCCAAGGTAGAAACCAGCGGCGACGACATGCGTGAAGGCCTCACCTGCGTGCTGTCCGTGAAAGTGCCAGAGCCGAAATTCAGCTCGCAAACCAAAGACAAGCTGGTCTCCAGCGAAGTGCGCCTGCCGGTAGAAGAAATCGTCGCAAAAACGCTGAACGACTACCTGCAAGAACGCCCGAACGACGCCAAGATCATCTGCGGCAAGATCGTCGAAGCCGCCCGCGCCCGCGACGCCGCCCGCAAGGCGCGCGAACTGACGCGCCGCAAAGGCGTGATGGACGGCCTCGGCCTGTCATCGAAACTGGCCGACTGCCAGGAAAAAGACCCAGCCCTGTGCGAACTCTACATCGTCGAGGGTGACTCCGCGGGCGGTTCCGCCAAGCAGGGCCGCGACCGTAAATTCCAGGCGATTCTGCCGTTGCGCGGTAAAGTGCTCAACGTCGAAAAAGCCCGTTTTGAAAAGATGCTGTCGTCCGAACAGATCACCACCCTGATCGCCACCCTCGGCACCAGCATCGGCGCCGACGAATTCAACGCCGACAAGCTGCGCTACCACCGCATCATCATCATGACCGATGCGGACGTCGACGGCGCCCACATCCGCACCCTGCTGCTGACCCTGTTCTACCGCCAGATGCCGCAACTGGTAGAGCGCGGCCACATCTACATCGCCCAACCGCCGCTGTACAAGGTCAAGCACGGCAAGGACGAGCGCTACCTCAAGGACGACGCCGAAGAAGTCTCCTACATGATGCAAGTCGCCCTCAACGACGCTGCTCTGGTGCCAAGCGAAGGCGCGCTGCCGATCAGCGGCCCGGCCCTGGCCGAGCTGGTGCGCCAGTACAACATGGCCAACTCCATCATCACGCGCCTGACGCGCGCGGTAGACGGCGCCGCCCTCACCTCCATCATGACCGGCGTCACCCTCAAGCTGGACACCCTGGCCGACGCCGAAGCCTCGGCCCAGGCCTTGCAAGCATCGATCAACGAGCCATCGGTGCAAGTCGTCGTCAAATCCGACGAACTCTCCGACAAGCACGCCCTGCGCATCCAGCGCCGCTACCACGGCAACATCAAGGTCAGCGCCATCGACAGCGACTTCGTCGCCAGCCCGGATTACACCGTGCTGGTCAACGCCGCAGAAACCTTCAAAGGCCTGATCGGCCCAGGCGCCCTGATCCGCCGCGGCGCCGGCGAAAAAGTCAAAGAGTCAGCCATCATCGATTTCCACCAAGCCATGGCCTGGCTGCGCGACGAAGCCGAACGCGGCGTCAGCAAGCAGCGCTATAAAGGTCTGGGCGAGATGAATCCTTCGCAGCTGTGGGAAACCACGATGGATCCGACTGTGCGCCGGTTGTTGAAGGTGCAGATTGAGGATGCTATTGCTGCGGATCAGATCTTCATGACGCTGATGGGGGATGATGTTGAGCCGCGTAGGGCGTTTATTGAGTTGAATGCGCTGCAGGCGGGGAATATTGACGTCTGA